In Actinomadura citrea, a single window of DNA contains:
- a CDS encoding thiamine pyrophosphate-dependent enzyme, with protein sequence MPEPADVHFLEAAATLVPSGAPAPPGALTGERCLELFDAQLGSRHLDLAARRLRAQGHGFYTIGSSGHEGNAAVAGALRPDDPALLHYRSGAFFLERARQVPGQNPLRDVLLGLVAAAEEPIAGGRHKVFGSRPLNVIPQTSTIASHLPRALGVAFAIERAARLGLDSPWPRDALTVCSFGDASANHSTATGAVNAAVNCGYQGLPLPLLFVCEDNGIGISVRTAPGWIHAAYGSRPGLAYFHADGCDLADAHAVAARAARWVRERRRPAFLHLRTVRLMGHAGSDVESSYRTPAEMASDLERDPLLQTARLLVDRGVATAKDIVGRYEAKRAEVTALAEKVARAPRLASAAEVMAPLRYTRPGGGAERAEGEPVTLAQAINRTLGDLLDERPGMLVFGEDVARKGGVYGVTRGLVKRAGAARVFDTILDEQSVLGLALGFGTAGMLPVPEIQYLAYLHNAADQIRGEAATLPFFSSGRYRNPMVVRIAGYAYQKGFGGHFHNDNAVAALRDIPGLVIASPSRPDDAAGMLRACADAAEREGRVCAMLEPIALYHARDLHEDGDGGWLAPAGGTVPIGRARTYGDGGDLTVVTFANGLRMSLRAARRLEAAGVRCRVVDLRWLAPLPAEDLLREARATGAVLVADETRRTGGVSEGVLTALADAGFRGRTARVTSEDSFIPLGDAAHHVLLSEAAIEEAARRLLTVPR encoded by the coding sequence ATGCCCGAGCCCGCCGACGTCCACTTCCTCGAGGCGGCCGCGACCCTGGTGCCGTCCGGCGCGCCCGCCCCGCCGGGCGCGCTCACCGGCGAGCGCTGCCTGGAGCTGTTCGACGCGCAACTCGGCAGCCGGCACCTGGACCTCGCCGCCCGCCGCCTCCGGGCACAGGGCCACGGCTTCTACACGATCGGCTCGTCCGGCCACGAGGGGAACGCGGCCGTCGCCGGCGCCCTCCGCCCGGACGACCCGGCGCTCCTGCACTACCGGTCGGGCGCGTTCTTCCTGGAGCGGGCACGCCAGGTCCCCGGCCAGAACCCGCTCCGCGACGTCCTCCTCGGGCTGGTCGCCGCCGCCGAGGAACCGATCGCGGGCGGACGCCACAAGGTGTTCGGCAGCCGCCCGCTGAACGTGATCCCGCAGACCTCCACCATCGCCTCGCATCTCCCGCGCGCGCTTGGCGTGGCCTTCGCGATCGAACGCGCCGCCCGGCTCGGCCTGGACTCGCCGTGGCCGCGCGACGCCCTCACCGTGTGCAGCTTCGGGGACGCCTCCGCCAACCACTCCACCGCCACCGGCGCCGTCAACGCCGCCGTCAACTGCGGTTACCAGGGCCTTCCCCTGCCGCTCCTGTTCGTCTGCGAGGACAACGGGATCGGCATCAGCGTCCGCACGGCGCCCGGCTGGATCCACGCCGCGTACGGCTCGCGGCCCGGCCTCGCCTACTTCCACGCGGACGGCTGCGACCTCGCCGACGCCCACGCCGTGGCGGCGCGGGCGGCCCGCTGGGTCCGCGAACGCCGCCGTCCCGCCTTCCTGCACCTGCGGACCGTCCGCCTGATGGGCCATGCAGGCTCCGACGTCGAGTCGTCCTACCGGACCCCGGCCGAGATGGCGTCCGACCTGGAGCGCGACCCGCTCCTGCAGACCGCGCGGCTCCTCGTCGACCGCGGCGTCGCGACCGCGAAGGACATCGTCGGCCGCTACGAGGCCAAGCGCGCGGAGGTCACGGCGCTGGCCGAGAAGGTCGCGCGCGCCCCGCGCCTGGCGTCCGCCGCGGAGGTCATGGCGCCGCTGCGGTACACCCGCCCCGGCGGAGGAGCGGAACGCGCGGAGGGGGAGCCGGTCACGCTGGCGCAGGCGATCAACCGGACGCTCGGCGACCTGCTGGACGAGCGGCCCGGCATGCTCGTCTTCGGCGAGGACGTGGCCCGCAAGGGCGGCGTCTACGGGGTCACGCGCGGGCTGGTGAAGCGGGCCGGGGCGGCGCGGGTGTTCGACACGATCCTGGACGAGCAGTCGGTCCTCGGCCTCGCGCTCGGGTTCGGGACGGCCGGGATGCTGCCGGTCCCGGAGATCCAGTACCTCGCCTACCTGCACAACGCCGCGGACCAGATCCGGGGCGAGGCGGCGACGCTGCCGTTCTTCTCCTCCGGTCGGTACCGCAACCCGATGGTCGTGCGGATCGCGGGCTACGCCTACCAGAAGGGGTTCGGCGGCCACTTCCACAACGACAACGCCGTCGCCGCCCTGCGCGACATCCCGGGGCTCGTCATCGCGTCACCGTCTCGGCCCGACGACGCCGCGGGGATGCTGCGCGCGTGCGCGGACGCCGCCGAGCGCGAGGGGCGCGTGTGCGCGATGCTGGAGCCGATCGCGCTCTACCACGCCCGCGACCTGCACGAGGACGGCGATGGCGGGTGGCTGGCCCCGGCCGGCGGGACGGTACCGATCGGCCGCGCCCGCACCTACGGGGACGGCGGCGACCTCACCGTCGTCACCTTCGCCAACGGCCTGCGGATGAGCCTGCGGGCGGCCCGCCGCCTGGAGGCCGCGGGCGTCCGGTGCCGGGTGGTCGACCTGCGCTGGCTCGCCCCGCTCCCGGCCGAGGACCTGCTGCGCGAGGCCCGCGCCACCGGCGCCGTCCTGGTCGCGGACGAGACGCGCCGCACCGGGGGCGTCTCCGAGGGAGTCCTGACCGCGCTCGCCGACGCCGGCTTCAGGGGACGCACGGCCAGGGTGACGAGCGAGGACAGCTTCATCCCCCTGGGAGACGCCGCCCACCACGTCCTGCTGTCGGAGGCCGCGATCGAGGAGGCGGCGCGGAGGCTCCTCACGGTGCCTCGATGA
- a CDS encoding ABC transporter ATP-binding protein produces MTLLRVGDLRSRYGQVEALSGISFEVGEGEIVALLGSNGAGKTTALRTVTGLHRARSGRVEFDGRDITRLAAHRVVAAGLGHVPEGRRVFPALTVAENLLLGGYLRRRDRALVAARRDEVYAMFPRLGERRGQPAGLLSGGEQQMLAIGRALMLRPRLLALDEPTMGLAPQTAQQVLRVVREIRDQGATILIVEQNAHQTLRLADRAYVLETGRIVLEGPASALARDDRVKAAYLGGDPVIEAP; encoded by the coding sequence GTGACGCTCCTGCGGGTCGGCGACCTGCGCAGCCGGTACGGCCAGGTCGAGGCGCTGTCCGGGATCTCCTTCGAGGTCGGCGAGGGCGAGATCGTCGCGCTGCTCGGCAGCAACGGCGCCGGCAAGACCACCGCGCTGCGGACCGTCACGGGCCTGCACCGGGCCCGGTCCGGGCGGGTCGAGTTCGACGGGCGCGACATCACCCGGCTCGCCGCGCACAGGGTCGTCGCGGCCGGGCTCGGGCACGTCCCGGAGGGGCGTCGCGTGTTCCCGGCGCTGACCGTAGCCGAGAACCTGTTGCTCGGCGGGTACCTGCGGCGCCGCGACCGGGCGCTCGTCGCGGCCCGCCGGGACGAGGTCTACGCGATGTTCCCGCGCCTCGGCGAGCGGCGCGGGCAGCCCGCGGGGCTGCTGTCGGGCGGCGAGCAGCAGATGCTCGCGATCGGCCGGGCGCTGATGCTGCGGCCGCGGCTGCTCGCCCTGGACGAGCCGACGATGGGGCTGGCGCCGCAGACGGCGCAGCAGGTGCTGCGGGTCGTGCGGGAGATCCGCGACCAGGGCGCCACGATCCTGATCGTCGAGCAGAACGCCCATCAGACGCTCCGCCTCGCCGACCGCGCCTACGTCCTGGAGACCGGCCGGATCGTGCTGGAGGGCCCGGCGTCCGCGCTCGCCCGGGACGACCGGGTGAAGGCCGCCTACCTGGGCGGCGACCCGGTCATCGAGGCACCGTGA
- a CDS encoding ABC transporter ATP-binding protein: protein MLEVDGLSRRFGGVTAVDGLALRADAGQVVSVIGPNGAGKTTAFNCVTGMIAPSAGTVVLAGRDVRGLAPHRVAAAGLARTFQSIRLFEEMTVAENVLIGRFARDRALLRPLSRADLDTVRRCLDFVGLLEAADRPAGGLAYGDRRRLEIARALAGDPSVLLLDEPAAGANPTEKRALMGLISRISALGAAVVLIEHDVALVMSISDRVTVLEHGRTIAVGPPEEIQEDQRVIAAYLGVPDDPETDLVPEVLR, encoded by the coding sequence CTGCTGGAGGTGGACGGCCTGTCCCGGCGCTTCGGCGGCGTCACGGCCGTGGACGGGCTCGCCCTGCGCGCGGACGCCGGCCAGGTCGTGAGCGTGATCGGCCCGAACGGCGCGGGCAAGACCACCGCGTTCAACTGCGTCACCGGGATGATCGCGCCGTCGGCCGGGACGGTCGTGCTCGCCGGGCGGGACGTGCGCGGCCTCGCCCCGCACCGGGTCGCCGCCGCCGGCCTCGCGCGCACGTTCCAGAGCATCCGGCTGTTCGAGGAGATGACCGTCGCCGAGAACGTGCTGATCGGCCGGTTCGCCCGCGACCGCGCCCTGCTGCGGCCGCTGTCGCGCGCCGACCTCGACACGGTCCGCCGCTGCCTGGACTTCGTCGGGCTGCTGGAGGCGGCCGACCGCCCGGCGGGCGGGCTCGCCTACGGCGACCGGCGCAGGCTGGAGATCGCGCGGGCGCTCGCGGGCGATCCCAGCGTCCTGCTGCTGGACGAGCCCGCCGCGGGCGCGAACCCGACCGAGAAGCGGGCGCTGATGGGGCTGATCTCCCGCATCAGCGCGCTCGGCGCCGCCGTGGTGCTGATCGAGCACGACGTGGCGCTGGTCATGTCGATCTCCGACCGGGTGACGGTGCTGGAGCACGGGCGGACGATCGCGGTGGGGCCGCCGGAGGAGATCCAGGAGGACCAGCGGGTCATCGCCGCCTACCTCGGCGTGCCGGACGACCCGGAGACCGACCTCGTCCCGGAGGTGCTGCGGTGA
- a CDS encoding branched-chain amino acid ABC transporter permease, translating into MSEFVQYLVNGLTIGAFLALIALGYSMIYGVVRLINFAHGDVFMIGAFAGFGTLTALGATGGMALPAILAAVVVGALTTGVVGAGIARAAYVPLLSSPRLALLIAAIGVSLALEEGVKVLTGARFKSYPHALDGGRILSGAVHVTWGQLVLVVLSVALMAALWAFVTRTVTGTAMRALAMDRDAARLQGINVERLILTTFFIGSLLAGAAGVMYGLYYVQISFGMGFLIGLRAFTAAVLGGIGNLPGTMVAGVCIGLVQSFSAGYVSSRWTDVIIFGLLIAVLALRPTGLFGERVVERA; encoded by the coding sequence ATGAGCGAATTCGTCCAGTACCTCGTGAACGGCCTGACGATCGGGGCGTTCCTCGCGCTGATCGCGCTGGGCTACTCGATGATCTACGGGGTGGTCCGGCTGATCAACTTCGCGCACGGCGACGTGTTCATGATCGGCGCGTTCGCCGGGTTCGGGACGCTGACCGCGCTCGGCGCGACCGGCGGGATGGCGCTGCCCGCCATCCTCGCCGCCGTCGTGGTCGGCGCGCTGACCACCGGCGTCGTCGGCGCCGGCATCGCCAGGGCCGCCTACGTGCCGCTGCTGTCGTCCCCGCGCCTGGCGCTGCTGATCGCCGCGATCGGGGTGTCGCTGGCACTGGAGGAGGGGGTGAAGGTGCTCACCGGCGCCCGGTTCAAGTCCTACCCGCACGCGCTGGACGGCGGCCGGATCCTCAGCGGCGCCGTCCACGTCACCTGGGGTCAGCTCGTCCTGGTCGTGCTGTCGGTGGCGCTGATGGCGGCGCTGTGGGCGTTCGTCACCCGGACCGTGACGGGGACCGCGATGCGCGCGCTGGCGATGGACCGCGACGCGGCCCGGCTCCAGGGGATCAACGTGGAGCGGCTGATCCTGACGACGTTCTTCATCGGGTCGCTGCTCGCGGGAGCGGCCGGCGTCATGTACGGGCTGTACTACGTGCAGATCAGCTTCGGCATGGGGTTCCTCATCGGCCTGCGCGCGTTCACCGCCGCGGTGCTCGGCGGGATCGGCAACCTGCCGGGGACGATGGTCGCGGGCGTGTGCATCGGCCTCGTGCAGTCGTTCTCGGCCGGCTACGTCTCGTCCCGCTGGACGGACGTCATCATCTTCGGGCTGCTGATCGCGGTGCTGGCGCTGAGACCCACCGGCCTGTTCGGCGAGCGCGTCGTGGAGCGCGCGTGA
- a CDS encoding branched-chain amino acid ABC transporter substrate-binding protein, which yields MTPLTPRDRGRRFRMFTAAGAGLLLVPLAAACGSGGSGGSGAIKIGVPAPLSGDSASAGQDILAAAKVAADEINKAGGVDGRKIQIVEADDQCSAQQGAQAAQKLLNSGVVAVAGGYCSGAAVPAIPIYGRRGVPFVMDASTNPSLTDSGKGKVFRTCGRDDNQGLVAAKFMTGPLGARRIALLHDSTTYAKGLADAAANSARRAGGQVVYENALQPGQSDYGPVLTKIASTRPDVLYFTGYFAEAGLLMKQRKQLGLKFTLMGGDATTDSTVLKTAGSAAGGYIATTAPLAKDLPAAATFVSAYKAANNADPGPFSVYEYDAVKVVAKAIDDAGSTRGAAITEALHKIKDFPGITGPITFDAKGDRTDPLYITVQVQNGAFTAYKKLDESGATWVDAKTS from the coding sequence ATGACTCCACTGACCCCGCGGGACCGCGGACGCCGGTTCCGGATGTTCACCGCGGCGGGCGCCGGCCTGCTGCTCGTCCCGCTCGCCGCGGCCTGCGGGTCGGGCGGCTCCGGCGGCTCGGGTGCCATCAAGATCGGCGTCCCGGCGCCGCTGAGCGGCGACTCGGCCTCGGCGGGGCAGGACATCCTCGCCGCGGCCAAGGTCGCCGCCGACGAGATCAACAAGGCCGGCGGCGTGGACGGCCGCAAGATCCAGATCGTGGAGGCCGACGACCAGTGCAGCGCCCAGCAGGGCGCGCAGGCCGCGCAGAAGCTGCTCAACAGCGGGGTCGTGGCGGTCGCCGGCGGGTACTGCTCGGGCGCGGCGGTGCCCGCGATCCCGATCTACGGCAGACGCGGCGTCCCGTTCGTGATGGACGCCTCCACCAACCCGTCCCTCACCGACAGCGGCAAGGGCAAGGTGTTCCGCACCTGCGGGCGCGACGACAACCAGGGCCTGGTCGCGGCCAAGTTCATGACCGGGCCGCTCGGCGCCAGGCGGATTGCGCTGCTGCACGACAGCACCACCTACGCCAAGGGGCTCGCGGACGCCGCGGCGAACTCGGCGAGGCGGGCGGGCGGCCAGGTCGTCTACGAGAACGCGCTGCAGCCCGGCCAGTCCGACTACGGCCCCGTGCTCACCAAGATCGCCTCGACGCGGCCGGACGTGCTGTACTTCACCGGCTACTTCGCCGAGGCGGGGCTGCTGATGAAGCAGCGCAAGCAGCTCGGGCTGAAGTTCACGCTCATGGGCGGGGACGCCACGACCGACTCCACCGTGCTGAAGACCGCGGGCTCGGCGGCCGGCGGCTACATCGCCACCACCGCGCCGCTGGCCAAGGACCTGCCGGCCGCCGCGACGTTCGTCTCGGCGTACAAGGCCGCGAACAACGCCGACCCGGGGCCGTTCTCGGTGTACGAGTACGACGCGGTGAAGGTCGTCGCGAAGGCGATCGACGACGCCGGGTCCACCCGGGGCGCCGCGATCACCGAGGCCCTCCACAAGATCAAGGACTTCCCGGGCATCACCGGACCGATCACCTTCGACGCCAAGGGCGACCGGACCGACCCGCTCTACATCACCGTCCAGGTCCAGAACGGCGCGTTCACCGCCTACAAGAAGCTCGACGAGAGCGGCGCCACCTGGGTGGACGCCAAGACCTCCTGA
- a CDS encoding ornithine cyclodeaminase family protein: MAGVLLLSAADVRAVFDLPAAIASQREAFAALGRGRARLAPRVLLDGPDGDVAFGYLSRLPGAGAVAKFGSVTPGNAARGLPTVAALVTVQDPVDGRPVAIIEGEAVTTLRTSAASAVAADHLAVPGATRLAVVGCGVQGRAHVRAMAMVRPLTEVTLACRRPDTCTAASELARDLELPVGAAASAREAVRGAQIVVTATTSAEPVVLGAWLDPGCTVVSVGSFAPDRAEVDGEVLTRAASVVVDDVTTALEHAGPVVAAVRAGELDPGRVRPLGPIVAGLAAGRRSGADIVFYNSVGLGVQDAAAASVIVDRAREAGAGTLVEL; encoded by the coding sequence ATGGCCGGTGTCCTGCTGCTCTCCGCGGCCGACGTGCGCGCGGTGTTCGACCTGCCCGCCGCGATCGCCTCGCAGCGGGAGGCGTTCGCCGCGCTCGGCCGCGGGCGGGCGCGGCTCGCGCCGCGGGTCCTGCTGGACGGGCCGGACGGCGACGTCGCCTTCGGCTACCTCTCCCGCCTGCCCGGCGCCGGCGCCGTCGCCAAGTTCGGCAGCGTCACCCCGGGCAACGCGGCGCGCGGGCTGCCGACCGTGGCGGCCCTGGTGACCGTCCAGGACCCGGTCGACGGGCGGCCCGTCGCGATCATCGAGGGCGAGGCCGTGACGACGCTGCGCACGTCGGCGGCGAGCGCGGTGGCGGCCGACCATCTCGCGGTGCCGGGGGCCACCCGCCTCGCGGTCGTCGGCTGCGGCGTCCAGGGCCGCGCGCACGTGCGGGCGATGGCCATGGTGCGTCCCCTCACCGAGGTGACGTTGGCCTGCCGCCGGCCGGACACCTGCACCGCCGCCTCCGAGCTCGCGCGGGACCTGGAGTTGCCGGTCGGGGCCGCGGCGTCCGCCCGCGAGGCGGTCCGGGGCGCGCAGATCGTCGTCACCGCCACCACCAGCGCCGAGCCGGTCGTCCTCGGCGCGTGGCTCGATCCCGGGTGCACGGTCGTGAGCGTCGGGTCCTTCGCTCCGGACCGGGCGGAGGTGGACGGCGAGGTCCTCACCCGCGCCGCATCGGTCGTGGTGGACGACGTGACGACCGCACTGGAGCACGCCGGCCCCGTGGTGGCCGCCGTGCGCGCGGGGGAGCTGGACCCCGGCCGGGTGCGCCCGCTGGGCCCGATCGTCGCCGGCCTCGCCGCCGGGCGGCGCTCCGGCGCCGACATCGTCTTCTACAACAGCGTCGGCCTCGGCGTGCAGGACGCGGCGGCGGCCTCCGTCATCGTCGACCGCGCCCGCGAGGCCGGCGCCGGGACGCTGGTGGAGCTCTGA
- a CDS encoding helix-turn-helix domain-containing protein, translating into MGASGESVRDVLAGNLRRARLELGLSLSELSRRSKIGKATLSQLEAGAGNPTIETVFSLSRALEVPISDLLDHQEPSGLTVVRAAEVEVLSGEGVDLRPLRGIESGGALFEVYDQQVRTGRRQDSLGHVGMEHTIVQSGRLAVRVDDRDVELGPGDYVGFDARLPHSYSAVEGPVRSVLLLQYSADQRLHASPGTPSHLVETP; encoded by the coding sequence GTGGGCGCGTCAGGGGAATCGGTGCGGGACGTGCTGGCCGGCAACCTGCGCCGCGCGCGGCTGGAGCTCGGCCTGTCGCTGTCGGAGCTGTCCCGCCGCTCCAAGATCGGCAAGGCGACGCTCTCCCAGCTTGAGGCGGGCGCCGGCAACCCCACGATCGAGACCGTGTTCAGCCTGTCGCGCGCGCTGGAGGTCCCCATCTCCGACCTGCTCGACCACCAGGAGCCGTCCGGGCTCACGGTGGTGCGGGCGGCGGAGGTGGAGGTGCTGAGCGGGGAGGGCGTCGACCTGCGGCCGCTGCGCGGGATCGAGTCCGGCGGCGCCTTGTTCGAGGTGTACGACCAGCAGGTCAGGACCGGCCGCCGGCAGGACTCGCTCGGCCACGTGGGGATGGAGCACACGATCGTCCAGTCCGGGCGGCTCGCCGTTCGGGTGGACGACCGGGACGTCGAGCTCGGGCCGGGCGACTACGTCGGCTTTGACGCGCGCCTGCCGCACAGCTACAGCGCCGTGGAGGGGCCCGTCCGGTCCGTCCTGCTGCTGCAGTACAGCGCTGACCAGCGGCTTCACGCCTCGCCCGGAACCCCGTCCCATCTGGTCGAAACGCCCTGA
- a CDS encoding NAD(P)/FAD-dependent oxidoreductase, with amino-acid sequence MTRVVVLGAGIIGAACARELALAGCAVTVADRGGPAAGTTAHGEGNILVSDKGPGPELELARLSRELWPAVLDGDPNAGGVEWDAKGGIVVATTPAGAEALTEFAGAQRRAGVIAEDLDAAALAAAEPHLTRDFAKAVHYPEDAQVQPAGAAVALLAAAVRAGAVLRTGCEVLGAVRRGGRVTGVRTSGGTIEADAVVNAAGPWSGEVAARLGVRLGVRPRRGEVLVTAPMPPTVFHKVYDADYVSAVGSAAGDLQASAVVESTRAGTILLGSSRRRVGFDDRIRPEVLSVIAAKALRLFPSLAGVPVMRAYGGFRPYVDDHLPVIGADPHLEGLWHATGHEGAGIGLSAGTAAVLRDLMLGRAPAIDAAPFRADRPAAQCEGETR; translated from the coding sequence ATGACGCGGGTCGTGGTACTGGGCGCCGGGATCATCGGCGCGGCCTGCGCCCGCGAGCTGGCCCTGGCGGGCTGCGCGGTCACCGTCGCCGACCGGGGCGGCCCCGCCGCCGGGACCACCGCCCACGGCGAGGGCAACATCCTGGTCTCCGACAAGGGGCCGGGCCCGGAACTCGAACTCGCGCGGCTGTCGCGCGAGCTGTGGCCCGCCGTCCTGGACGGCGACCCGAACGCCGGCGGCGTCGAATGGGACGCCAAGGGCGGCATCGTCGTCGCCACCACCCCCGCGGGCGCCGAGGCGCTGACGGAGTTCGCCGGCGCCCAGCGCAGGGCCGGGGTGATCGCCGAGGACCTGGACGCCGCCGCCCTCGCGGCCGCCGAGCCCCACCTGACGCGCGACTTCGCCAAGGCCGTCCACTACCCCGAGGACGCGCAGGTCCAGCCCGCCGGGGCCGCCGTCGCCCTCCTGGCCGCCGCGGTGCGCGCCGGCGCCGTCCTGCGCACCGGGTGCGAGGTCCTCGGCGCGGTCCGGCGCGGCGGCCGTGTCACCGGCGTCCGCACCTCCGGCGGGACGATCGAGGCCGACGCGGTCGTCAACGCGGCCGGGCCCTGGTCGGGGGAGGTCGCCGCGCGGCTCGGCGTCCGGCTCGGCGTCCGGCCCCGCCGGGGCGAGGTCCTGGTGACCGCGCCGATGCCGCCGACGGTCTTCCACAAGGTCTACGACGCCGACTACGTGAGCGCGGTCGGCAGCGCCGCCGGGGACCTGCAGGCGTCCGCCGTCGTCGAGTCCACCCGGGCCGGGACGATCCTCCTCGGATCCTCCCGCCGCCGGGTCGGGTTCGACGACCGGATCCGCCCCGAGGTGCTGTCGGTCATCGCGGCCAAGGCGCTGCGGCTGTTCCCGTCCCTGGCCGGGGTGCCGGTGATGCGCGCCTACGGAGGGTTCCGCCCGTACGTCGACGACCACCTGCCCGTCATCGGCGCCGACCCGCACCTTGAGGGCCTCTGGCACGCCACCGGGCACGAGGGCGCCGGGATCGGCCTGTCCGCCGGGACCGCCGCCGTCCTGCGCGACCTCATGCTCGGCCGCGCCCCCGCGATCGACGCGGCGCCGTTCCGCGCGGACCGGCCTGCCGCCCAGTGCGAAGGAGAGACCCGATGA
- a CDS encoding 2Fe-2S iron-sulfur cluster-binding protein: MFCGIGACFDCLLTVNGVRDVRACRRRARDGDVVATQSRDAR; encoded by the coding sequence GTGTTCTGCGGGATCGGCGCCTGCTTCGACTGCCTCCTCACCGTCAACGGCGTCCGCGACGTGCGGGCCTGCCGCCGCCGCGCCCGCGACGGCGACGTCGTCGCGACCCAGTCCCGGGACGCCCGGTGA
- a CDS encoding NAD(P)/FAD-dependent oxidoreductase — translation MSRHVVVVGAGPAGLGAAAGALRAGARVTLLDAAEEPGGQYHRMPPAAFGATRPGRLHHGWRGFERLRDRVLGHPRCAWWPESAVWSVDRTEQGPPHVHVLRGEADGAGRERHVLRPDALVLAPGAHDRVLPFPGWDLPGVFTAGAAQALAKGERLVIGDPVLIAGSGPFLLPVAASLVEAGATVLGVLEANPAATVARGWAARPWELAPQAGKAAELAGYAGLLARHRVPYRTGRAVIEARGDGRVEEAVTARLRHDWSVVPGTERTVAVDALCVTHGFSPQLELPVAAGCRLRGGAFTDVDDDQRTSVPGVYAAGEITGIAGAPAARTEGLLAGWAAGGGDRGDRAAAALRRRRDRARAFAGRLAAAHPVGAAWPGWLRPDTIVCRCEETAYGTLLRAADGEAAGSARAVRLGTRAGLGPCQARVCGPTVAELLRDRAGGGDPHRRPVAQPIRLGELANPPVDTPDKKESAR, via the coding sequence GTGAGCCGGCACGTCGTGGTCGTCGGCGCCGGGCCCGCGGGGCTCGGCGCGGCGGCGGGCGCGCTGCGGGCCGGCGCGCGGGTCACGCTGCTCGACGCGGCCGAGGAGCCCGGCGGCCAGTACCACCGGATGCCGCCCGCCGCGTTCGGCGCAACCCGCCCCGGCCGCCTTCACCACGGGTGGCGGGGCTTCGAGCGGCTGCGCGACCGCGTGCTCGGCCATCCACGCTGCGCCTGGTGGCCCGAGAGCGCCGTCTGGTCCGTCGACCGCACCGAACAGGGGCCGCCGCACGTCCACGTGCTGCGAGGTGAGGCCGACGGCGCCGGACGGGAACGGCACGTCCTGCGCCCGGACGCGCTGGTGCTGGCGCCGGGCGCCCATGACCGCGTCCTGCCGTTCCCTGGCTGGGACCTGCCCGGCGTCTTCACCGCCGGTGCGGCGCAGGCGCTGGCGAAGGGGGAGCGCCTGGTCATCGGCGACCCCGTCCTCATCGCCGGTTCTGGACCGTTCCTGCTCCCGGTCGCCGCGTCGCTGGTCGAGGCCGGCGCCACCGTCCTCGGGGTGCTGGAGGCCAACCCCGCCGCCACCGTGGCGCGTGGCTGGGCGGCGCGCCCGTGGGAGCTGGCGCCGCAGGCGGGCAAGGCGGCGGAGCTGGCCGGGTACGCGGGGCTGCTGGCCCGGCACCGCGTCCCGTACCGGACGGGCCGCGCCGTGATCGAGGCCCGGGGCGACGGGCGCGTCGAAGAGGCGGTCACGGCGCGGCTCCGCCACGACTGGTCGGTCGTGCCCGGCACCGAGCGCACCGTCGCGGTGGACGCGCTCTGCGTCACCCACGGCTTCAGCCCGCAGCTCGAACTGCCCGTCGCCGCGGGCTGCCGGCTGCGCGGCGGCGCCTTCACCGACGTCGACGACGACCAGCGCACCAGCGTCCCCGGCGTCTACGCGGCCGGGGAGATCACCGGCATCGCCGGGGCGCCCGCCGCCCGCACCGAGGGGCTGCTCGCCGGCTGGGCCGCCGGGGGAGGAGACCGCGGCGACCGCGCGGCCGCCGCCCTGCGCCGGCGCCGCGACCGGGCGCGCGCGTTCGCCGGCCGGCTCGCCGCCGCGCACCCCGTCGGCGCGGCGTGGCCCGGCTGGCTGCGCCCCGACACGATCGTCTGCCGCTGCGAGGAGACCGCCTACGGGACCCTCCTGCGCGCCGCGGACGGCGAGGCCGCCGGCTCCGCCCGCGCCGTCAGGCTCGGCACCCGCGCCGGCCTCGGCCCCTGCCAGGCCCGCGTCTGCGGCCCCACTGTCGCCGAACTGCTCCGCGACCGCGCGGGCGGAGGCGATCCCCACCGCCGGCCCGTCGCCCAGCCCATCCGGCTCGGCGAGCTCGCGAACCCTCCAGTTGACACACCCGACAAGAAAGAGAGCGCCCGATGA